ACCGAGTGCGGACCGTGTCGGCAGCCTGGCTGGGTTCAACGATGGGTTGCTGCGAGTGCCACGACCACAAATTCGATCCGTTTTCGACGAAGGATTTTTATTCGATGGAGGCGTTCTTCGCGGACATCAAGCAATGGGGCGTTTACCAGGATTACGACTACACCCCGAATCCCGATTTGAAGGGCTGGAGCAATGATCATCCGTTTCCCCCGGAGATTCAGGCCGAGAGTCCTTATCTGCATCGCAGAATGGAGAAGCTCAGGAGCGAGATCGCGCGCGTGGACGGGATGGCGGCGGCAGAATTTGGACGAAACGCGCCGGGCCAGCTTGAATTCGATTCATGGTGCCGGTTTGGCAGCGAGCTTGTGAAACGTCACCCCGACGGCTGGGAGGCGCCAACTCCCGCAGTCTGGCTCCAGCCCAAGGACACCAATTCGCCGCCGGACACCCGCTTCACGGTGCTCGAGGATGGCTCCGTCGTTTTTACGGGCAAACCCGCCGAGCAAACGCAACTCACGCTGCCGCTTTCACCGGGCTGGCTGGCCGCAATCCGGTTGGAGTTGATCCCACGCAAGGAGCACGGGGGCCGCATTGTGCGGGGAGAAAAAAAGAGCATGCTGGTTTCTCTTTCGGCGAAGTGCAAGCTGTTCGAGGGTGGTGAAACGAACCTCGCGTTTTACACCGCGGATGCCGATCACAAGGAGCCTCGCTATTCAAACGGCTTTGACGTGCCGGATCTGAAAGACGGCTGGAAAACGTCCGGCGCGGACTGCCAGGTGCGCCAGATCGGAGTCTGGCTGCTCGACCGCCCCATTCTTGCAAGGGCCGGCGATGTGCTGATCCTCAAACTGGGCCGGACCGCCGCCGGCTGTGTGCGCGTGTCTGTTTCGCCTTTCGCGGACGGCGAACCGCTGCGGGCCGGCTCGGGCACCGCGTTGCGGGCGGCCCTGGCCAAGACACCGGCGTTGTGCTCTTCATCCGAGCGAGTCCTGTTGCGCCGGACCTTTCTCCTCAGCACCGGCCGGCAGGGCGAAGCATTCGCCCGCCGCAAAAAACTGCGCGCCGAACTGTTGGAATGCCGGGGCGGCAGATCGCCAACCGTGGTGACGGTTGCCCGTGAGCCCAGGATCACCCGCGTTCTCCCACGCGGCAACTGGCAGAGCGAGAGCGGAGAAATCGTCGAGCCGGCCGTGCCGCACTTTTTACCGCAGGTAACGGGCGCTCATGGACGGCGGCTCACGCGCCTCGACCTCGCCCGATGGATGGTCTCACGCGACAACCCGCTGACCGCGCGCACCATCATGAACCGGCTGTGGAAACAGTTTTTCGGAACCGGAATCTCCGCCGTGGTGGATGACCTTGGCGCACAAGGCGAATGGCCAACTCACCCGGAATTGCTCGACTGGCTGGCGGTCGAGTTCATGGACAGCGGCTGGGATTTCAAGCACATGGTCAAACTCATGGTGATGTCTTCGACATACCGCCAGTCGTCGAATCCCCGGCCCGAAATCAGGGAGGTGGATCCGAACAACCGGTTGCTCGCCTCGCAGTCCCCCCGCCGCCTCGAAGCCGAATTCGTGCGCGACAATGCGCTGTTCATCGCGGGGTTGCTGGATCCCGGCATCGGAGGACCGAGCGCGCATCCGTATCAACCGGCGGGCTATTATGCGAACCTGCAATTTCCCGACCGCGACTACCACTCCGATGATGACGAGCAGCAGTACCGCCGCGGCGTCTACACGCACTGGCAGCGGACATTCCTGCAGCCGATGCTGGCGAACTTCGACGCGCCGTCGCGCGAGGAATGCGTCGCGGCACGCAACGTTTCGAACACGCCCCAGCAGGCCCTCACGCTGTTGAATGACCCGACGTTCACGTAAGCTTCGCGGGTTTTCGCGGAACGGGTGATCGCTTCAGCGCGGAAATCGGACGATACCCGGCTTGATCTGGCCTACGATGAAGCCCTGGCCCGGCCGATCAAACCGGGCGAGCAACAATCGCTCGAGCAGTTCCTCACGCTCCAGCGGGAACACTACCGGGCGAATCCCGATGAAGCGAAGAAACTGTTGCGTGTGGGAATCGCGCCCGAGCCGAAAAACGCGGACGAAGCTGAACTGGCTGCCTGGACCCAGGTTTGCCGCGTGATCCTTAATCTGCATGAAACAATCACCCGTTATTGACGCCGTGTATTTATTCCCATGAAAACGAATTTCGATCCCGAGAAGTTCCAATTGAGCATCAACCGCCGTGCCTTTCTTGGCCGCGCGGCTTACGGACTGGGCGGCGTCGCGCTGGCCTGTTTGCTCGATCCCGGATTGTTGCGCGGCGAGGAGGCCGCCGCGGCGCGATGGAAGGGTATTGTCAACCCGGCGCATTTTCCCGTAAAGGCCCGGCGCGTCATCCATCTCTGCATGGCGGGCGGGCCTTCGCATCTGGAAAGCTTCGATTTCAAGCCGAAGCTCAAGGAACTCCATGGCAAGCCGTTT
The Candidatus Angelobacter sp. DNA segment above includes these coding regions:
- a CDS encoding PSD1 and planctomycete cytochrome C domain-containing protein produces the protein MFSTFSGFAFAGPLRSLVRRAERSGASTRSAVGFFFVIHLATVIAGAPAVEAAAGGPGPGYNRDVRPVLSDNCFACHGPDKNQRKGKLRLDVREAALEKQAIVPGKPDESELIKRLYTTNDDDVMPPPESHKKLTTQQKELLARWIAAGAEYEPHWAYIKPVRPEVPATRNAAWIRTPIDAFILHALESKDITPSPEADRRTLLRRLSLDLVGLPPTPDEVEEFVKDANPKAYENQVDRLLRSPHYGERMAVPWLDVARFADTVGYHGDQNVNVFPYRDYVINAFNENKPFDQFTIEQLAGDLLPHPTPEQQIATGFNRLNMVTREGGAQPKEYLAKYAADRVRTVSAAWLGSTMGCCECHDHKFDPFSTKDFYSMEAFFADIKQWGVYQDYDYTPNPDLKGWSNDHPFPPEIQAESPYLHRRMEKLRSEIARVDGMAAAEFGRNAPGQLEFDSWCRFGSELVKRHPDGWEAPTPAVWLQPKDTNSPPDTRFTVLEDGSVVFTGKPAEQTQLTLPLSPGWLAAIRLELIPRKEHGGRIVRGEKKSMLVSLSAKCKLFEGGETNLAFYTADADHKEPRYSNGFDVPDLKDGWKTSGADCQVRQIGVWLLDRPILARAGDVLILKLGRTAAGCVRVSVSPFADGEPLRAGSGTALRAALAKTPALCSSSERVLLRRTFLLSTGRQGEAFARRKKLRAELLECRGGRSPTVVTVAREPRITRVLPRGNWQSESGEIVEPAVPHFLPQVTGAHGRRLTRLDLARWMVSRDNPLTARTIMNRLWKQFFGTGISAVVDDLGAQGEWPTHPELLDWLAVEFMDSGWDFKHMVKLMVMSSTYRQSSNPRPEIREVDPNNRLLASQSPRRLEAEFVRDNALFIAGLLDPGIGGPSAHPYQPAGYYANLQFPDRDYHSDDDEQQYRRGVYTHWQRTFLQPMLANFDAPSREECVAARNVSNTPQQALTLLNDPTFT